In Acidobacteriota bacterium, the genomic window ATCTGATCCTGTCCCCCGACAGAGATTCCAAATCGGTGGAGCTGACTGCGAGCAGTGAAGATTCTGGTGCGATCACCGCCCTGGGAGCTGAAGACATGAAACGCCACCCACAGGGGTACCAACTCGGGATTCCTCTCGCCATCGACGAAGAGATCGATCCCCGCCAGCTCATGATCCGAAAGATCCCGCTGCGCTCCCACCGCCACCGCCTCCAGGTAGCGCAGCTGATGATCGCTGGGATCAAAACAACGATCGCGCAGCTCGCGGCTCGAGATCTCGTCGCTCAGGGTCCACCAAAGGCGAGGGTCCCCGGGCTCGATCACCCAACAGGCGCCGGCTGGCATTGAATAAAAACAGGCCGCCACCATTAGGACCAGTACGAAACACCACGAGGAAAAGGTCGATTTTTCAAAGCGGTTTCTGGATGAGCGTTTTCGAAGCATGTCGCGAATCTCCCGATGCAGTTGCCGTTCGTGACAGGTAGCGACGGGGACTCCCAAACCGCGACAGGCGACTCGGCGTAAGCACCCTTTGTGAGATCTGAATCGAATCTGATGCAACCACTCCCCGTCGCCAACCCCCAGCAGCCGGAGGAGGTCTACCGCGAGCTCCGGCGCCTGGCGGGCCACTACTTCCGCTTCGAGAAGGCCGGCCATACGCTGCAGCCGACCGCCCTGGTGCACGAGGCTTGGATTCGCTTGAGCGAGAGCGACCGCTGGTCGGCCCTGGACCGGGATCACTTCCTGAGTCTCGCCGCCCGCACCATGCGGCGCGTCCTGTGCGATCACGCCCGCGCCCGCGGGCGAGCCAAGCGCGGCGCCGGCGCGGCCCGCATCACCCTGGCCGACGACCTCCTGTGGGCGGCCCCCGACTCGGTGGATTTACTCGATCTGGATGTCGCCCTGGGCCGTCTCGAGACGCACGACGCCGACAAGGCGAGGATCGTGGAGATGCGGTTCTTCGGCGGTCTGACCACCGCGGAGATCGCCCGCTGCCTCGGCAAGTGCTCGCGCACCGTCGAACGGGAGTGGGCCCGAGCCCGGGCCTGGCTGCTGGTCGAGCTCGAGCACGGGAGACGTGATTGAAGGACCGCCAGTGGCAGCGCGCCGACGCGCTTCTCGAGGCGCTCCTCGACCTGCCTCGGGAACAGCGCAGCCGTCACGCCGAAGCCCTGTGCGAAGGCGACCCGAGCCTGCTCGCCCTGGTGCGCCAGCTGCTCTCCGCCGCCGAGCGCTCCGACTGCTTTCTCGACCATGCGCCCGGACGACTGCTGCCCCAGCCGGACCACGGGGTGATCGGACAGCGCCTCGGCGCCTACCGAATTCGCAGTCTCATCGCCCAGGGCGGGATGGGCAGCGTCTTTCTGGCCGAACGTGAGGACGACGAGTACCAGAATCGAGTCGCCGTCAAGGTGCTGCTGCGAGAGGCCGCGGGATCGGATCAGGAGGTTCGGTTTCGCACCGAGCGACAAATCCTGGCACGCCTTCGGCACCCCAACATCGCCCGCCTCCACGACGGCGGCAGCACGCCGGACGGCCGCCCTTATCTCGTCATGGAGCTGGTCGAAGGCCTGCCGATCGACCGTTTCTGCGCCGAGCGCGAGCTCGGCATCGGCCAACGCATCGAGCTCGTGCTCACCCTCTGCGAGGCGATCGAGCATGCCCACCAGAACCTCCTCGTCCACCGCGACCTGAAGCCGAGCAATGTCCTGGTGACCGCCGAGGGGCATCTCAAGCTGCTCGACTTCGGCATCGCCAAGGCGCTCTCGCCGGCCCCTGCCGACGTCGTCACCCACACCGGTTCACGGCCGATGACGGTGCCCTACGCCAGCCCGGAGCAGGTCCGCGGCGAAGCCATCACCACCGCCAGCGACCTCTACTCCCTGGCCGTCGTCCTCTACGAGCTGCTGACCGATCGTCTGCCCTATCGCGTCGGCCCCTCCGCCCATGAGCTCGAGGCCGCCATCTGCCAGCAGGAGCCGACTCCGCCGAGCACGGCCACTCGTTCCGAGTCCAGCTCGAGCGCGACCATCGGTAGGCCACGGAGGCTCCCCAGAGATCTCGACTTCATTCTGCTCAAGGCCCTGCGCAAGGAGCCCACCAAGCGCTATCCGTCGGTCGCGGCCTTCGCCGCCGACTTGAGGCGCTTTCTGGCCCGCCGGCCGGTCCACGCTCGGCGCGGAAGCACTCTCTACCGCGCCGCCAAGTTCGTGCGTCGCCATCGCACGGCGGTGGCGATCGCCTTCGCCCTCTCCAGCCTGTTGATTCTGGTGGCGATCGGTCTGGTGCGCGAGACGCGTCACCACGCCGTCGAACGGCAGCGCGCCGACCGCAATCTGAAGATGGTGGTCGAGATGCTGCAAGCGGCCGACCCAGCAGTCTCGGGGGAAGGGGACATCAGCGCCCGGCGACTCCTCGAAGCCAGCCTGAGTCGCGCTCATCGCGAGCTCGCCGATCAACCACTGGCGCGCGCCGCCGTGCTCGACACGGTGGGCCAGGTCTACACCTCCCTCGGCCTCTACGGCGAAGCCAGAGCTCCCCTCGAAGAAGCCCTCGCCCTGCGTCGCCAGCTCGGCGATGGGGCCGATATCCAAGTGGCCGAGAGCCTCGAAAGCCTCGGCGAACAGCGCCTCCGCGTCGCCGACCTCGCGGCCGCCGGTGAGCTCTTCCGGCAGGCCCTCGAGCTGCGCCAGGAGCGCGATGGCCGCGACCATCCGAGCCAGACTACGGCCCTCAATGGACTGGCCCGCTCGCTGCAGGGCGCGCAGAGCGGGGAAGCCCTCGAGCTGCACCAGCGCGCCCTCGAGCTGCAGGGCCAGTTACCGCAACCGAACCTCCTGGGATTGGCCGAGACCCGCTTGGTGATGGCTTCTCGCCTGCTCCGCATGCAGCGCCTCGACGAAGCCGAGAAGGCGCTCCGCCGGGCTTTGACCGAGCAGCGATCAAGCCTCGGCCCCGACCATCTCCGAACCGCCCCGACCCTCAACATGCTCGCCGGCGTCGAGCTCTTCCTGGGACGTCGCGTCGAGGCCGAGGGCACGGTTCGCCAGGCGATCGCTCTGCAGGAAGGGATCTTGCCTCCGGACCACCCGGATCTCGTCGCCTCCCTCAACACCCTCGCCTACCTCCAGCACTTCGAGGGCCGGTTGGAGAATGCTCGGCACACCTACCGCAACCTCCTCGAGCGCTTCGCCGAGGGCCAGCAAGACCTCGCCCAGCAGGCGGTCGTCCATCTCAACCTCAGCCTGGTCGAGCTCGAGGACGGCGATCCCGAAGAGGCCCGGCGCCAGATCGCCCGATCGCTGGAGCTGCACCGCCGGCTCGGCACCGCGGCCGGCGATTCTCTGGTCATGATCCTGCTCGTCGAGGCCAAGATCGCGACCGCCGCCGCCGACTTTCCGGTGGCAAGGGATCGACTGCTGCGGGCGGAGAGCATCCTGACCCGGCTGTGGGAAGGACAGCCTCTCCGCCTCAGCCCGGTTCGCGTCGGCTTCGGGCGCCTCGAAGCCGCCCAAGGCAACCTGCGAGCGGCGGAGCAGCACTATCGCGTGGCTCTGGAAAGACGCCGCCAGGGCCTGAAACCGGACCACTGGTGGATCGCCGAAGCGGAGTGCGGCCTGGCGTCCGTCCTCGCCGCCCGGGGCGACGCAGGAACGGCTCAGGAGCTGCTGGAAAACGGCCTTCCGGTCCTCGAAGACCACTTACCGACCAGCGACCTGAGAATCATCACAGGGCGTCAGCAGCTCGCCGATCTAGCCCAGCGCGATCGCGGCTGACGAGCTGGACGACTCAGGGCGTCGGCGCCTGGCGGAACCAGACGTAGCTTCGCCGGGGCTTCCACTCGCCCTCACCATCGATGTCGAAGGACTCGGTGGTGAGCTCGCCGTCGCGGCGGGTCGAGCGGTGTCCCACCCGCATGGTCTCGCCCTGCGGCACGAAGAAGCTCTGCACCATCTCCGTCGAGTGTTCGCCGGTGCGGGTGTGGGGCCCGACGCCGAAGCGACCATCGCCGCCGAACTGCTGGGTCACCAGGTGACCTTCACCCACATGCCAGAACTCTCGGAACTCCCAGAAGGTCGCCACTTCTCGCCCCTCCTGGAGGCCGTAGAGACGGCCGACGAGACTCTTCTCCCCAATCCCCCAAGACCACTCCATACCGTACTGGTCGAAGGGTTCGTTCTCGCTGAGGTAGGCGGAGTTGTCGGTGATCCACACCCCGACCATGGCCTCGAAGTGCTCGCCCACCCAGGGCGGTGCGGCGAGGCCCGAAGACGGTTCGACCTTCGGCGCCGGCGGTGGTGGGCTTTCGGCGACAGCCGACGTTACCACCGGGCTCTCTGCGGAGCATCCGGTGAGGACAGAGACGAGCAGCAGGATGACGAGGGCTGAATGACATTTGCTCATGACTGCAATTTATACAGCAAACCTCACCGGAGCGGTCGCGACTCGACCGACCTTCAGTCGTCGTCGAGGGACCAGCGGCGGATGCGATTGGCCAACCCGTTGCGCGAGATGCCGAGCATCTCGGCGGCTCGCGTGCGGTTGCCGCGACTGCGCCGCAGAGCCTCGCGAATCAAGCGCGTCTCGAGGGCCCGCACCTGTTCTGCGATCACCAATGAGTTGGTCGGCGCCACCGCGGGCGCAGCGAGAACTGCTTCTGAGAGCAGAGCCGAATCGATCGCCTCACCGTTCGGGCAGGCGATCACCAGGCGACGCATCTCGTGCTCGAGCTCGCGCACGTTGCCGGGCCAGCTATGGGACTCGAGGGATTCGAGGGCGCGTACGGTCAGCCCCCGCACGCTCTTGCCGGTCTCTCGGCAGGCACGTTCGAGGAAGTGCAGCATGAGACGGGAAAGGTCGCCCCGCCGAGCGCGCAGCGGCGGCACCTCCAGCACGCCACCGGCGATCCGATAGTAGAGGTCGGAGCGAAACTCGCCGGCCGCCATGGCCGCTGTCAAATCGCGGCCGGTGGCGGCGACGAATCGCACATCCACCCGCATCGGCGGACGGCCGAGGGGCAGGACCTCGCGTTCCTGGAGCACTCGCAGAAGCTTCGCCTGCAGAGGCTGCGGAAGCTCGCCGAGCTCATCGAGGAACAGGGTGCCGCGGTCCGCCTCTTCGACCCGGCCGCGACGCTCGTGCACCCCGGTGGCGACGCCGGCACCGATTCCGAAGAGCTCGGCTTCGAGCAACTCCTCTGGCAAAGCGGCACAGTTGAGGGCCACGAAAGGACCGTCGCGGCGAGCCGAAGAAGCGTGGAGGGCGCGCGCCACGGGCTCCTTGCCGACACCCGTCTCGCCACGCACCAACACCGGCAGGTCGCTGTCCGCCAGAGTCGCCATCTGGCGATAAAGATCCCGCATCACCGCCGACTGTCCGCGCACGTAATCGGCACCGAAGACCAGCTCCGAGTCGCCGACCGCGGGCGGCTGCGGATCGGCCATCGGCGGGGACGCCTCGAAGGCCGCGAAAAGCTGCAGAGCGGTGGTGAGAAGACGCTCCGCCGACTTCTCGACACCATCTCCCCAGACCACCAG contains:
- a CDS encoding serine/threonine-protein kinase, which codes for MKDRQWQRADALLEALLDLPREQRSRHAEALCEGDPSLLALVRQLLSAAERSDCFLDHAPGRLLPQPDHGVIGQRLGAYRIRSLIAQGGMGSVFLAEREDDEYQNRVAVKVLLREAAGSDQEVRFRTERQILARLRHPNIARLHDGGSTPDGRPYLVMELVEGLPIDRFCAERELGIGQRIELVLTLCEAIEHAHQNLLVHRDLKPSNVLVTAEGHLKLLDFGIAKALSPAPADVVTHTGSRPMTVPYASPEQVRGEAITTASDLYSLAVVLYELLTDRLPYRVGPSAHELEAAICQQEPTPPSTATRSESSSSATIGRPRRLPRDLDFILLKALRKEPTKRYPSVAAFAADLRRFLARRPVHARRGSTLYRAAKFVRRHRTAVAIAFALSSLLILVAIGLVRETRHHAVERQRADRNLKMVVEMLQAADPAVSGEGDISARRLLEASLSRAHRELADQPLARAAVLDTVGQVYTSLGLYGEARAPLEEALALRRQLGDGADIQVAESLESLGEQRLRVADLAAAGELFRQALELRQERDGRDHPSQTTALNGLARSLQGAQSGEALELHQRALELQGQLPQPNLLGLAETRLVMASRLLRMQRLDEAEKALRRALTEQRSSLGPDHLRTAPTLNMLAGVELFLGRRVEAEGTVRQAIALQEGILPPDHPDLVASLNTLAYLQHFEGRLENARHTYRNLLERFAEGQQDLAQQAVVHLNLSLVELEDGDPEEARRQIARSLELHRRLGTAAGDSLVMILLVEAKIATAAADFPVARDRLLRAESILTRLWEGQPLRLSPVRVGFGRLEAAQGNLRAAEQHYRVALERRRQGLKPDHWWIAEAECGLASVLAARGDAGTAQELLENGLPVLEDHLPTSDLRIITGRQQLADLAQRDRG
- a CDS encoding ECF-type sigma factor, which encodes MQPLPVANPQQPEEVYRELRRLAGHYFRFEKAGHTLQPTALVHEAWIRLSESDRWSALDRDHFLSLAARTMRRVLCDHARARGRAKRGAGAARITLADDLLWAAPDSVDLLDLDVALGRLETHDADKARIVEMRFFGGLTTAEIARCLGKCSRTVEREWARARAWLLVELEHGRRD
- a CDS encoding sigma 54-interacting transcriptional regulator, translating into MTEASFRYRLRSSNGSNPSRFVMRGERATIGSDGDCDWVLTVRGVSRRHADLEVRGFELWVCDRDSKNGVFRNDQPVQEARLGVGDRLRLGTTEWIVERVEADDADLGLALGGAEATARRPTVTAQLTQRERARLEPWLDLLEAVVAQLSWPTGGDRVAALEEMVATLGARGAALLEAGPRGRSRILAKVGELPPGRGPLAAAEEADGRLVALLARRGRADLQLVVWGDGVEKSAERLLTTALQLFAAFEASPPMADPQPPAVGDSELVFGADYVRGQSAVMRDLYRQMATLADSDLPVLVRGETGVGKEPVARALHASSARRDGPFVALNCAALPEELLEAELFGIGAGVATGVHERRGRVEEADRGTLFLDELGELPQPLQAKLLRVLQEREVLPLGRPPMRVDVRFVAATGRDLTAAMAAGEFRSDLYYRIAGGVLEVPPLRARRGDLSRLMLHFLERACRETGKSVRGLTVRALESLESHSWPGNVRELEHEMRRLVIACPNGEAIDSALLSEAVLAAPAVAPTNSLVIAEQVRALETRLIREALRRSRGNRTRAAEMLGISRNGLANRIRRWSLDDD